One region of Esox lucius isolate fEsoLuc1 chromosome 17, fEsoLuc1.pri, whole genome shotgun sequence genomic DNA includes:
- the pmepa1 gene encoding protein TMEPAI isoform X3: MQPVSGGPHHHHNCFQTPCSAQLEFVQILVIVVVMMVMVVVITCLLNHYRLSARSFISRHNQARRRHLPLASDGSLWSSDGPGPSSGISEQQVYTPRPPDRVPSYLQRDHLARFQPTYPYLPHAIIDLPPTISLSDGEEPPPYQGLCTLQLRDPEQQLELNRESVRAPPNRTVYDSHLLDTSLCPPPSLNPGVSATTVATAAQTYSSRVEGAPPTYSEVIGHYYHPSSMPRHHHQTPSGGTGRGGGIGGPGPSPPPSLLHGILQQAHLGSLESRNARNNKEKQNPQSV; encoded by the exons ATGCAGCCGGTTTCAGGTGGTCCCCACCACCATCACAACTGCTTTCAAACTCCATGTAGCG CCCAGTTGGAGTTTGTGCAGATTCTGGTGattgtggtggtgatgatggtcatggtggtggtgatCACCTGCCTGCTTAACCATTACCGCCTGTCGGCACGCTCCTTCATCTCCAGGCACAACCAGGCCCGCAGGCGCCACCTACCACTGGCTTCG GACGGGAGTCTGTGGTCCTCAGATGGCCCCGGGCCCTCCAGTGGAATAAGCGAG CAGCAGGTGTACACCCCCCGGCCCCCAGACCGTGTCCCCTCCTACCTGCAGAGGGATCACCTGGCCCGCTTCCAGCCCACCTACCCCTATCTACCCCACGCCATCATCGACCTTCCACCCACCATCTCGCTGTCTGATGGCGAGGAGCCCCCACCATACCAGGGGCTATGTACCCTTCAGCTTCGTGACCCCGAGCAGCAATTAGAGCTCAACAGGGAGTCGGTGCGAGCGCCCCCCAACCGCACGGTCTACGACAGCCACCTCCTCGACACCTCCCTGTGCCCGCCGCCCAGCCTCAACCCGGGGGTCAGTGCCACAACTGTAGCCACGGCCGCCCAGACGTACTCCAGCCGGGTGGAGGGAGCTCCGCCGACATACAGCGAGGTGATCGGGCATTACTATCACCCGTCTTCGATGCCCAGACACCACCACCAGACTCCTAGCGGGGGCACAGGACGTGGAGGCGGTATAGGGGGCCCAGGTCCCTCGCCGCCACCCTCTCTGCTCCACGGAATACTCCAGCAGGCCCACCTGGGCAGCCTGGAGAGCAGGAATGCACGCAACAACAAGGAGAAGCAAAACCCTCAGTCAGTGTGA